A single Augochlora pura isolate Apur16 chromosome 2, APUR_v2.2.1, whole genome shotgun sequence DNA region contains:
- the LOC144473061 gene encoding tyrosine-protein kinase CSK isoform X1, giving the protein MPTYHNAGGGYPNVSAPARQAKLDGNQNHHTIPSNVTSHPLLQNSTQHNVPSNLSASNIPSHPPVSPTMTTHSNVTAPNLTSHMNTGSPPVILTTNTTNPSNPTALAVNPRHEVKLNAMPWFHGKISRETAERLLRPREDGLFLVRESTNFPGDYTLCVCYQGRVQHYRVKYKNNQLTLDDEEFFENLALLVEHYEQDADGLCTQLTKSLPKQGKQDFCVDPKAFMEAGWVIQTHELELRECIGKGEFGDVLLGVYRGERVAVKMLKDNSEAAQRFLAEASLMTSLIHDNLVKLLGLVFNNQHMYLVTEYMSKGSLVDYLRSRGRLHVSKKDQINFAYDTCAGMAYLESRHVVHRDLAARNVLVAEDNSAKVSDFGLARDENFSLEGGKLPIKWTAPEALKQNKFSNKSDMWSFGILLWEIYSFGRVPYPRIPLADVVKCVEKGYKMEQPDGCPHEVYDIMRQAWDLQPEKRPTFYDIKIVLGQLKAEYTKGVN; this is encoded by the exons ATGCCAACGTACCACAATGCGGGTGGCGGATACCCGAATGTGTCAGCGCCAGCGCGGCAAGCGAAGCTCGACGGCAACCAGAATCACCATACGATCCCCTCAAACGTAACGTCCCATCCCCTACTACAGAACAGCACGCAACACAACGTTCCTTCCAACTTGTCTGCAAGCAACATTCCGTCCCATCCACCAGTATCACCGACAATGACTACGCATTCGAACGTCACCGCTCCAAATCTAACCAGTCACATGAACACTGGATCACCGCCGGTGATCCTCACCACGAACACCACAAATCCTAGCAATCCCACCGCGTTAGCGGTGAATCCGAGACACGAGGTCAAACTGAACGCCATGCC ATGGTTTCACGGGAAGATATCGCGGGAAACCGCGGAGAGATTGCTGCGGCCGCGGGAGGACGGCCTGTTCCTGGTCCGGGAGTCGACGAACTTCCCCGGCGACTATACGCTGTGCGTGTGCTACCAGGGCAGGGTGCAGCACTACCGGGTGAAGTACAAGAACAACCAACTAACCCTCGACGACGAGGAGTTCTTCGAGAACCTGGCGTTGCTGGTCGAGCACTACGAGCAGGACGCGGACGGTCTGTGCACGCAGCTGACCAAGTCGCTGCCGAAGCAAGGCAAACAGGACTTCTGCGTGGACCCTAAGGCGTTCATGGAGGCCGGCTGGGTGATCCAGACCCACGAGCTCGAGCTGAGGGAGTGTATCGGCAAGGGTGAGTTCGGCGACGTGTTGCTCGGCGTCTATCGGGGGGAGAGGGTCGCCGTCAAGATGCTGAAGGACAACAGCGAGGCGGCGCAGAGGTTTCTAGCCGAGGCAAGCCTGATGACTTCGCTGATCCACGACAACCTGGTCAAGCTGCTCGGACTCGTCTTCAACAATCAACACATGTACCTGGTTACGGAGTATATGAGCAAAGGATCCCTGGTGGATTACCTGAGATCACGGGGTAGATTGCACGTTTCCAAAAAGGATCAGATCAACTTCGCGTA TGACACGTGTGCTGGCATGGCGTATTTAGAGTCCAGACACGTAGTGCACAGAGATCTGGCCGCGAGAAACGTTCTTGTCGCGGAGGACAACTCCGCGAAAGTGTCCGACTTCGGGCTGGCACGGGACGAGAACTTTTCCCTAGAGGGCGGCAAACTACCTATCAAGTGGACTGCACCAGAGGCTTTAAAGCAGAAT AAGTTTTCAAATAAGTCTGATATGTGGAGTTTTGGAATACTCTTGTGGGAGATCTATTCCTTTGGGCGTGTACCATACCCACGAATT CCATTGGCGGACGTTGTAAAATGCGTAGAGAAAGGATACAAAATGGAGCAACCGGACGGTTGTCCGCACGAGGTCTACGACATTATGAGACAA GCATGGGACTTACAGCCTGAAAAGCGACCGACTTtttacgatataaaaatagtgttgGGTCAACTGAAAGCCGAGTACACCAAAGGTGTGAATTAA
- the LOC144473061 gene encoding tyrosine-protein kinase CSK isoform X2, with amino-acid sequence MRVADTRMCQRQRGKRSSTATRITIRSPQTWFHGKISRETAERLLRPREDGLFLVRESTNFPGDYTLCVCYQGRVQHYRVKYKNNQLTLDDEEFFENLALLVEHYEQDADGLCTQLTKSLPKQGKQDFCVDPKAFMEAGWVIQTHELELRECIGKGEFGDVLLGVYRGERVAVKMLKDNSEAAQRFLAEASLMTSLIHDNLVKLLGLVFNNQHMYLVTEYMSKGSLVDYLRSRGRLHVSKKDQINFAYDTCAGMAYLESRHVVHRDLAARNVLVAEDNSAKVSDFGLARDENFSLEGGKLPIKWTAPEALKQNKFSNKSDMWSFGILLWEIYSFGRVPYPRIPLADVVKCVEKGYKMEQPDGCPHEVYDIMRQAWDLQPEKRPTFYDIKIVLGQLKAEYTKGVN; translated from the exons ATGCGGGTGGCGGATACCCGAATGTGTCAGCGCCAGCGCGGCAAGCGAAGCTCGACGGCAACCAGAATCACCATACGATCCCCTCAAAC ATGGTTTCACGGGAAGATATCGCGGGAAACCGCGGAGAGATTGCTGCGGCCGCGGGAGGACGGCCTGTTCCTGGTCCGGGAGTCGACGAACTTCCCCGGCGACTATACGCTGTGCGTGTGCTACCAGGGCAGGGTGCAGCACTACCGGGTGAAGTACAAGAACAACCAACTAACCCTCGACGACGAGGAGTTCTTCGAGAACCTGGCGTTGCTGGTCGAGCACTACGAGCAGGACGCGGACGGTCTGTGCACGCAGCTGACCAAGTCGCTGCCGAAGCAAGGCAAACAGGACTTCTGCGTGGACCCTAAGGCGTTCATGGAGGCCGGCTGGGTGATCCAGACCCACGAGCTCGAGCTGAGGGAGTGTATCGGCAAGGGTGAGTTCGGCGACGTGTTGCTCGGCGTCTATCGGGGGGAGAGGGTCGCCGTCAAGATGCTGAAGGACAACAGCGAGGCGGCGCAGAGGTTTCTAGCCGAGGCAAGCCTGATGACTTCGCTGATCCACGACAACCTGGTCAAGCTGCTCGGACTCGTCTTCAACAATCAACACATGTACCTGGTTACGGAGTATATGAGCAAAGGATCCCTGGTGGATTACCTGAGATCACGGGGTAGATTGCACGTTTCCAAAAAGGATCAGATCAACTTCGCGTA TGACACGTGTGCTGGCATGGCGTATTTAGAGTCCAGACACGTAGTGCACAGAGATCTGGCCGCGAGAAACGTTCTTGTCGCGGAGGACAACTCCGCGAAAGTGTCCGACTTCGGGCTGGCACGGGACGAGAACTTTTCCCTAGAGGGCGGCAAACTACCTATCAAGTGGACTGCACCAGAGGCTTTAAAGCAGAAT AAGTTTTCAAATAAGTCTGATATGTGGAGTTTTGGAATACTCTTGTGGGAGATCTATTCCTTTGGGCGTGTACCATACCCACGAATT CCATTGGCGGACGTTGTAAAATGCGTAGAGAAAGGATACAAAATGGAGCAACCGGACGGTTGTCCGCACGAGGTCTACGACATTATGAGACAA GCATGGGACTTACAGCCTGAAAAGCGACCGACTTtttacgatataaaaatagtgttgGGTCAACTGAAAGCCGAGTACACCAAAGGTGTGAATTAA